The Salvelinus namaycush isolate Seneca chromosome 8, SaNama_1.0, whole genome shotgun sequence genome has a segment encoding these proteins:
- the LOC120051931 gene encoding mucin-3A-like: protein MMRLTLISLAMCLPHLLATLVFHSTTAASPSATETTAALDLSISTTTSDPLILPLSTTENHSGRTSGMFNTQVKKSASLAAVNNSGRTTQGRGILRTGTATYATTAVQKSNRHITAGDLRMETESHNHHETLPFSRHKASPTTDHPSTTSLPGEEGTEYHDSSTTETARELSTPNFIETGAADTINDSRLAKPHLDRSQAADQHTATQGLEIASGDYHTTQRDFFTNTPTSRVTGLNRGKQSKANSVTTTTTVSPTYTVTRPGFYEHMTVTYRAPGYKTQPDNTSQSMDNQDHTTATVSIPHADNRTTSYINANTFTDNDTDNDTNTLSYSNTTTSNNRNTTVLLKKKTHSFRHNRTISGYDKRLNNTTENTVHDRPECGEADERSPSLLPGSTRLVCFIVLWALGLTASLFLGLTVFLWVRLSVQRERERRARRGGEKVSGVDLENLWVDQMSSVEERVEFWYTNGSTMGREHKRRERGRERVKERGRREQGRQKGIECDNLWTQPKVTLENITDFWYANGRVIPEETTDQTLLETCV from the coding sequence ATGATGAGATTGACTCTGATTTCTCTCGCCATGTGCCTTCCTCACCTCCTCGCCACTCTTGTCTTCCATTCTACCACTGCGGCTTCACCAAGCGCCACAGAAACAACAGCAGCTCTAGACCTTAGTATCAGCACTACAACATCAGACCCCCTGATACTTCCACTCTCCACAACTGAAAACCACTCTGGTAGGACTAGTGGCATGTTCAACACACAAGTGAAGAAAAGCGCTAGCTTAGCAGCTGTCAACAACTCAGGCAGAACGACTCAAGGAAGAGGCATTCTCAGAACAGGAACTGCCACTTACGCCACCACAGCCGTACAGAAGAGCAACAGGCACATAACTGCAGGAGACTTGAGGATGGAAACAGAGAGCCACAATCACCATGAGACTCTTCCCTTCAGCAGACACAAAGCCTCACCCACAACTGACCACCCCAGCACCACTTCTCTCCCCGGGGAGGAAGGGACTGAGTATCATGACAGCAGCACCACTGAAACAGCCAGAGAACTGAGCACACCAAATTTCATAGAAACAGGGGCTGCTGACACCATTAATGACTCCAGGCTAGCAAAGCCACACTTAGACAGGTCACAAGCAGCAGACCAGCACACTGCTACACAAGGACTAGAGATTGCATCAGGAGATTACCACACAACACAGAGAGACTTCTTCACAAACACCCCAACTAGTAGAGTGACAGGTTTGAACAGAGGTAAACAAAGCAAGGCCAACAgcgtcacaacaacaacaacggttTCACCTACGTACACAGTCACACGTCCTGGTTTTTATGAGCACATGACTGTGACTTACAGGGCTCCAGGCTACAAAACACAACCTGACAACACAAGCCAGTCTATGGACAACCAGGACCACACCACAGCCACAGTTTCAATCCCCCATGCTGACAATAGGACAACTTCATATATCAATGCAAACACGTTTACAGATAATGACACAGACAAcgacacaaacacactttcatacAGTAATACCACAACCTCTAATAATCGTAACACAACAGTGCTTTTGAAGAAGAAGACTCATTCATTCAGACACAACCGCACAATCTCAGGCTATGACAAAAGGCTGAACAACACAACTGAAAACACTGTGCACGATCGTCCAGAGTGCGGAGAGGCAGATGAAAGGTCCCCATCGTTGCTTCCTGGCTCTACTAGACTGGTCTGTTTCATTGTTCTGTGGGCTCTGGGATTGACTGCTTCTCTCTTCCTTGGTCTCACTGTCTTCCTGTGGGTGCGTTTGTcagtccagagagagagggaaaggagagcgaggagaggaggagagaaggtgtCAGGGGTGGATCTGGAGAACCTGTGGGTTGACCAGATGTCATCGGTGGAAGAAAGGGTTGAATTCTGGTACACCAACGGCTCCACTATGGGACGCGAGCATaaacggagggagagagggagagagagggtgaaggagagggggaggagggagcagGGGAGGCAGAAAGGGATAGAGTGTGACAACCTGTGGACTCAACCCAAAGTGACACTGGAGAACATCACTGATTTCTGGTATGCAAATGGAAGAGTGATACCAGAAGAAACTACAGACCAAACGCTGTTGGAGACCTGCGTATGA
- the LOC120052149 gene encoding mucin-5AC-like has translation MERIRLILGALLLSLSLPSLPAQDNVTVTVPENVTMAAPINEEVTMAASTPEATIETKPVPVTWAQPAPEIITPVTAIPKVTSVSVPTTDAITMVITNPEITIVQESTSDAPTTTSEAETMTPSPVTTEGPIDMTTPPGPKPTLSQDVLTTASYLPTTSQDHLTSVIPVWPLLTTPRLTEDSTYTPEPIHTASEITACHTEGLTTAPTSPSVNAAPGHATTPATIHTSTDPDSTSAGIRGKTGQPSLLWVIIVALLIVVIFAGVVYCVCLVIRRKRQSHTAHFVSSFRNGKSSKRKKGAEEDAWAGPVKLGGGDRKEDEGGEEGGSPEDNKREGAGTDVVLSTFIANETEGERGGPDGGVGVAGSKEAEKWEEKEPLLYIDEGVEEGQERMAPPSLSKSN, from the coding sequence ATGGAGCGGATACGGCTGATCCTTGGggctctgctcctctccctctctctgcccagtCTCCCTGCCCAAGATAATGTCACCGTCACTGTACCTGAGAATGTCACCATGGCAGCACCTATTAATGAGGAAGTCACGATGGCAGCCTCTACACCGGAGGCCACCATAGAGACAAAGCCTGTTCCTGTCACTTGGGCACAGCCTGCCCCTGAAATCATCACCCCGGTAACTGCTATTCCGAAAGTAACTTCTGTTTCAGTACCTACCACTGATGCCATCACTATGGTAATAACAAACCCTGAGATCACCATCGTTCAGGAGTCCACCTCTGATGCACCAACTACTACTTCAGAGGCTGAGACGATGACACCTTCCCCTGTGACCACTGAAGGGCCTATAGATATGACCACTCCACCTGGCCCTAAACCCACCCTCTCCCAAGACGTCCTTACGACCGCCTCTTATCTCCCAACCACTTCCCAGGACCACCTGACTTCTGTTATCCCAGTCTGGCCCCTCCTCACCACCCCTCGTCTGACGGAGGACTCCACTTACACACCTGAACCTATCCACACTGCCTCAGAGATTACTGCCTGCCACACAGAGGGACTTACCACTGCACCCACCTCCCCATCGGTCAATGCCGCTCCCGGCCATGCCACGACCCCCGCTACCATCCACACCTCCACAGATCCAGACTCTACAAGTGCTGGGATCAGGGGGAAGACAGGTCAGCCCAGCTTGTTATGGGTCATCATCGTCGCTCTTCTGATCGTGGTTATATTCGCGGGCGTGGTCTACTGTGTATGTCTGGTCATCAGACGAAAGAGGCAGAGCCACACCGCGCACTTTGTGTCCAGCTTCCGGAACGGGAAGAGTTCCAAGCGGAAGAAAGGGGCGGAGGAAGACGCCTGGGCAGGGCCAGTGAAGCTAGGGGGTGGGGACAGGAAGGAGGATGAgggtggggaggagggagggagcccAGAGGACAACAAGAGAGAGGGGGCTGGAACGGATGTGGTGCTGAGCACATTCATAGCCAacgagactgagggagagaggggtgggcctGATGGGGGAGTAGGGGTGGCTGGGAGCAAGGAGGCAGAGAAATGGGAGGAGAAGGAGCCTCTGCTGTACATTGAtgagggagtggaggaggggcAAGAGAGGATGGCTCCTCCTTCACTTTCAAAATCGAACTGA
- the LOC120052733 gene encoding tetraspanin-4-like isoform X1 has translation MSASRRCLCCVKYLMFVFNLIFWLGGCGLFGVGVWLSFTQSEFSSLPLSFPSLSAANLLLVAGGVTMVTGFLGCLGALKEQRCLLMTFFVILLLLVLTEVTLTLVLHIFHNELDTKAQDELKKGMKDYLTDEGLKKSWDNVQKMFKCCGVTSKTDWYLVINGTLPYSCCSGGMDQCVEEWTEPCYQKARQWLLDNILSVLVFGVCIGIVQILALIFSLLMYCQILRAEKYLD, from the exons ATGTCAGCCTCTCGGAGGTGCCTGTGCTGCGTGAAATACCTCATGTTCGTCTTCAACCTCATCTTCTGG cTGGGAGGGTGTGGCCTGTTTGGAGTGGGAGTGTGGCTATCATTCACCCAGTCCGAGTTCTCCTCCCTGCCGCTGTCTTTTCCCTCACTCTCTGCAGCAAACCTACTTCTGGTCGCTGGGGGCGTCACCATGGTGACAGGCTTCCTGGGTTGCCTTGGCGCCCTGAAGGAGCAGCGCTGCCTGCTGATGACG tTCTTTGTAATCCTTTTGCTCCTGGTGTTGACAGAGGTGActctaaccctggtcctccatatCTTTCACAACGAG CTGGACACGAAAGCTCAGGATGAGTTAAAGAAGGGGATGAAGGATTACTTGACAGACGAAGGACTGAAGAAGTCATGGGACAATGTGCAGAAAATG TTCAAGTGCTGCGGCGTGACCAGCAAAACAGATTGGTACCTCGTGATCAACGGAACACTCCCCTATTCCTGCTGCTCCGGTGGGATGGACCAATGTGTTGAAGAATGGACCGAG cCGTGTTATCAGAAGGCCAGACAGTGGCTCCTGGACAACATCCTCTCTGTCCTGGTGTTTGGAGTCTGCATTGGCATTGTCCAG